One Festucalex cinctus isolate MCC-2025b chromosome 1, RoL_Fcin_1.0, whole genome shotgun sequence genomic region harbors:
- the nucb1 gene encoding nucleobindin-1 isoform X1, translated as MNLRRRMKLEGVWVLLLLTVSAWSVPIDRKEVHQEVKDGEQEESMDTGLYYDRYLREVIEVLETDPHFREKLQTANTEDIKNGRLSKELDLVSHNVRTRLDELKRQEVSRLRMLLKAKLDSTNTQSLQMDHTALLKQFEHLDPHNQNAFEAKDLELLISTATKDLENYDAERHEEFKRYEMLKEHERREYLKGLDQEKREKEEQRMQELKDKHRQHPKVNAPGSVAQLREVWEETDRLDPKEFNPKTFFKLHDTNEDGVLDEQELEALFTKELEKVYDPKNEEDDMMEMEEERLRMREHVMKNVDTNKDRLVSLDEFLMSTEKKDFNSPKEWETLDAKPAYTEEELQRFEAELRDKEEELKRRADTLLQEQELLKERGKALEAQRREYQQAVLEMSQRQKQPAADEQPPAGPQGELQFQPPQHEDKAKVAVVENVEDAKVRNNLPAEPPQNLPAHT; from the exons ATGAACCTGCG CAGGAGGATGAAGTTAGAAGGTGTCtgggtgctgctgctgctcactgtCTCTGCGTGGTCAGTGCCCATTGACCGCAAAGAGGTCCACCAGGAAGTCAAAGATGGAGAACAAGAGGAGAGCAtg GACACAGGTCTGTATTACGATCGATACCTCCGAGAGGTGATCGAGGTTCTGGAGACGGACCCTCACTTCCGGGAAAAGCTGCAGACGGCCAACACTGAGGACATCAAGAACGGTCGCCTGAGCAAAGAGCTCGACCTGGTCAGTCACAACGTCAGGACGCGTCTGGACGAGCTGAAACGGCAGGAGGTGTCGCGGCTCAGGATGCTGCTCAAGGCCAAGCTAGATAGCACCAACACGCAGA GTCTGCAGATGGATCATACCGCCCTGCTCAAGCAGTTTGAACATCTCGACCCGCACAACCAGAATGCCTTTGAGGCCAAAGACCTGGAGCTACTCATCTCCACA GCTACCAAAGACCTGGAAAACTATGATGCTGAGCGACACGAGGAGTTCAAGCGTTACGAGATGCTGAAGGAGCACGAGAGACGCGAGTATCTGAAGGGTCTGGACCAGGAGAAGCGGGAGAAGGAGGAACAGCGCATGCAGGAGCTCAAGGACAAACATCGACAACACCCCAAAGTCAACGCTCCC GGCAGCGTGGCTCAGCTGAGGGAAGTCTGGGAGGAAACAGACAGACTGGACCCCAAAGAGTTCAATCCCAAGACCTTCTTCAAGCTTCATG ACACCAATGAGGATGGTGTTCTGGACGAGCAGGAGCTGGAGGCGCTTTTCACCAAAGAG CTGGAGAAAGTGTACGACCCCAAGAACGAAGAAGACGACATGATGGAGATGGAGGAGGAGCGGCTGAGGATGAGGGAGCACGTCATGAAGAAC GTTGACACCAACAAAGATCGACTGGTGAGCCTGGATGAGTTCCTCATGTCCACCGAGAAGAAGGACTTCAACAGCCCCAAAGAATGGGAG ACTCTGGACGCCAAGCCGGCGTACACCGAGGAGGAACTGCAGCGCTTTGAGGCGGAGCTCCGTGACAAGGAAGAGGAGCTGAAGAGGAGGGCGGACACGCTACTGCAGGAGCAGGAGCTGCTGAAGGAGAGAGGAAAAGCCCTGGAGGCCCAGAGGAGGGAGTATCAGCAG GCCGTGCTGGAGATGTCGCAGAGGCAGAAGCAACCGGCAGCTGACGAACAGCCGCCGGCCGGGCCTCAGGGAGAGCTTCAATTCCAACCCCCACAACATGAAGATAAAG CAAAAGTTGCAGTTGTGGAAAACGTTGAAGATGCCAAAGTGCGGAATAATCTGCCTGCTGAACCGCCACAGAACCTGCCTGCACACACTTGa
- the nucb1 gene encoding nucleobindin-1 isoform X3, whose amino-acid sequence MKLEGVWVLLLLTVSAWSVPIDRKEVHQEVKDGEQEESMDTGLYYDRYLREVIEVLETDPHFREKLQTANTEDIKNGRLSKELDLVSHNVRTRLDELKRQEVSRLRMLLKAKLDSTNTQSLQMDHTALLKQFEHLDPHNQNAFEAKDLELLISTATKDLENYDAERHEEFKRYEMLKEHERREYLKGLDQEKREKEEQRMQELKDKHRQHPKVNAPGSVAQLREVWEETDRLDPKEFNPKTFFKLHDTNEDGVLDEQELEALFTKELEKVYDPKNEEDDMMEMEEERLRMREHVMKNVDTNKDRLVSLDEFLMSTEKKDFNSPKEWETLDAKPAYTEEELQRFEAELRDKEEELKRRADTLLQEQELLKERGKALEAQRREYQQAVLEMSQRQKQPAADEQPPAGPQGELQFQPPQHEDKAKVAVVENVEDAKVRNNLPAEPPQNLPAHT is encoded by the exons ATGAAGTTAGAAGGTGTCtgggtgctgctgctgctcactgtCTCTGCGTGGTCAGTGCCCATTGACCGCAAAGAGGTCCACCAGGAAGTCAAAGATGGAGAACAAGAGGAGAGCAtg GACACAGGTCTGTATTACGATCGATACCTCCGAGAGGTGATCGAGGTTCTGGAGACGGACCCTCACTTCCGGGAAAAGCTGCAGACGGCCAACACTGAGGACATCAAGAACGGTCGCCTGAGCAAAGAGCTCGACCTGGTCAGTCACAACGTCAGGACGCGTCTGGACGAGCTGAAACGGCAGGAGGTGTCGCGGCTCAGGATGCTGCTCAAGGCCAAGCTAGATAGCACCAACACGCAGA GTCTGCAGATGGATCATACCGCCCTGCTCAAGCAGTTTGAACATCTCGACCCGCACAACCAGAATGCCTTTGAGGCCAAAGACCTGGAGCTACTCATCTCCACA GCTACCAAAGACCTGGAAAACTATGATGCTGAGCGACACGAGGAGTTCAAGCGTTACGAGATGCTGAAGGAGCACGAGAGACGCGAGTATCTGAAGGGTCTGGACCAGGAGAAGCGGGAGAAGGAGGAACAGCGCATGCAGGAGCTCAAGGACAAACATCGACAACACCCCAAAGTCAACGCTCCC GGCAGCGTGGCTCAGCTGAGGGAAGTCTGGGAGGAAACAGACAGACTGGACCCCAAAGAGTTCAATCCCAAGACCTTCTTCAAGCTTCATG ACACCAATGAGGATGGTGTTCTGGACGAGCAGGAGCTGGAGGCGCTTTTCACCAAAGAG CTGGAGAAAGTGTACGACCCCAAGAACGAAGAAGACGACATGATGGAGATGGAGGAGGAGCGGCTGAGGATGAGGGAGCACGTCATGAAGAAC GTTGACACCAACAAAGATCGACTGGTGAGCCTGGATGAGTTCCTCATGTCCACCGAGAAGAAGGACTTCAACAGCCCCAAAGAATGGGAG ACTCTGGACGCCAAGCCGGCGTACACCGAGGAGGAACTGCAGCGCTTTGAGGCGGAGCTCCGTGACAAGGAAGAGGAGCTGAAGAGGAGGGCGGACACGCTACTGCAGGAGCAGGAGCTGCTGAAGGAGAGAGGAAAAGCCCTGGAGGCCCAGAGGAGGGAGTATCAGCAG GCCGTGCTGGAGATGTCGCAGAGGCAGAAGCAACCGGCAGCTGACGAACAGCCGCCGGCCGGGCCTCAGGGAGAGCTTCAATTCCAACCCCCACAACATGAAGATAAAG CAAAAGTTGCAGTTGTGGAAAACGTTGAAGATGCCAAAGTGCGGAATAATCTGCCTGCTGAACCGCCACAGAACCTGCCTGCACACACTTGa
- the ccndx gene encoding cyclin Dx produces the protein MQTDNRGVSLWCEETEEDYQEQAAKRVTGTRGAGGQLRAAWDPSVSGRRVIHTLLHVEERYAPSPLYVSLIQQEPERREELAKWMLEVCCDCGCDEAVFPLSVSLMDRYLSVTLSTPVSPSCLAAACILIASKLSECDNIASDALCAAGEYNFLPNNLREMERMILATLRWDTAAVTPQDFLPHFLASLEVKSEEDSATLRRHSDTLAAMCACDSRFLGTPPSLVAAASLNCAFRGLGDRGHAQLYLLGLTLAELCQADLVVLQYYSEMIERALRQRLSSGPADKGDELEDERAGTPTDMREIDF, from the exons ATGCAGACGGACAATAGAGGTGTGTCGCTGTGGTGCGAAGAAACAGAAGAGGACTACCAAGAACAGGCCGCCAAAAGAGTGACGGGGACGAGAGGGGCCGGGGGTCAGCTGCGAGCCGCCTGGGACCCGTCAGTGTCAGGGAGGCGTGTGATCCACACGCTGCTTCACGTAGAGGAGCGATATGCGCCCTCGCCGCTCTACGTTAGTCTCATTCAGCAGGAGCCTGAAAGACGGGAGGAGCTGGCCAAGTGGATGCTGGAG GTCTGCTGCGATTGCGGCTGCGACGAGGCCGTGTTCCCGCTGTCTGTCTCCCTGATGGACAGGTACTTATCGGTCACGTTGTCCACACCCGTATCGCCGTCCTGCCTGGCGGCAGCCTGCATCCTCATCGCCTCCAAGTTGAGCGAGTGCGACAACATCGCCTCGGACGCCCTCTGCGCCGCCGGCGAGTACAACTTCTTGCCCAACAACCTGCGG GAAATGGAGAGGATGATCCTGGCCACCCTGCGCTGGGACACGGCGGCCGTGACGCCTCAGGACTTTCTGCCACACTTCTTGGCCTCGCTTGAGGTGAAAAGCGAGGAGGACAGCGCCACCTTGAGGCGACACAGCGACACTCTGGCAgccatgtgtgcgtgtgactCGCGCTTCCTGGGGACGCCGCCCTCCCTGGTGGCCGCCGCCTCGCTCAACTGCGCTTTTCGGGGCCTGGGCGACAGAGGGCACGCTCAGCTATACCTACTAGGCTTGACGCTGGCCGAGCTTTGCCAGGCTGACCTG GTGGTGCTGCAATACTACAGCGAGATGATCGAGCGCGCCCTCCGGCAGCGTCTCAGCAGCGGGCCAGCGGATAAAGGAGACGAGCTGGAGGACGAAAGAGCCGGCACGCCCACCGACATGAGAGAAATCGATTTCTAA
- the nucb1 gene encoding nucleobindin-1 isoform X2 translates to MNLRRMKLEGVWVLLLLTVSAWSVPIDRKEVHQEVKDGEQEESMDTGLYYDRYLREVIEVLETDPHFREKLQTANTEDIKNGRLSKELDLVSHNVRTRLDELKRQEVSRLRMLLKAKLDSTNTQSLQMDHTALLKQFEHLDPHNQNAFEAKDLELLISTATKDLENYDAERHEEFKRYEMLKEHERREYLKGLDQEKREKEEQRMQELKDKHRQHPKVNAPGSVAQLREVWEETDRLDPKEFNPKTFFKLHDTNEDGVLDEQELEALFTKELEKVYDPKNEEDDMMEMEEERLRMREHVMKNVDTNKDRLVSLDEFLMSTEKKDFNSPKEWETLDAKPAYTEEELQRFEAELRDKEEELKRRADTLLQEQELLKERGKALEAQRREYQQAVLEMSQRQKQPAADEQPPAGPQGELQFQPPQHEDKAKVAVVENVEDAKVRNNLPAEPPQNLPAHT, encoded by the exons ATGAACCTGCG GAGGATGAAGTTAGAAGGTGTCtgggtgctgctgctgctcactgtCTCTGCGTGGTCAGTGCCCATTGACCGCAAAGAGGTCCACCAGGAAGTCAAAGATGGAGAACAAGAGGAGAGCAtg GACACAGGTCTGTATTACGATCGATACCTCCGAGAGGTGATCGAGGTTCTGGAGACGGACCCTCACTTCCGGGAAAAGCTGCAGACGGCCAACACTGAGGACATCAAGAACGGTCGCCTGAGCAAAGAGCTCGACCTGGTCAGTCACAACGTCAGGACGCGTCTGGACGAGCTGAAACGGCAGGAGGTGTCGCGGCTCAGGATGCTGCTCAAGGCCAAGCTAGATAGCACCAACACGCAGA GTCTGCAGATGGATCATACCGCCCTGCTCAAGCAGTTTGAACATCTCGACCCGCACAACCAGAATGCCTTTGAGGCCAAAGACCTGGAGCTACTCATCTCCACA GCTACCAAAGACCTGGAAAACTATGATGCTGAGCGACACGAGGAGTTCAAGCGTTACGAGATGCTGAAGGAGCACGAGAGACGCGAGTATCTGAAGGGTCTGGACCAGGAGAAGCGGGAGAAGGAGGAACAGCGCATGCAGGAGCTCAAGGACAAACATCGACAACACCCCAAAGTCAACGCTCCC GGCAGCGTGGCTCAGCTGAGGGAAGTCTGGGAGGAAACAGACAGACTGGACCCCAAAGAGTTCAATCCCAAGACCTTCTTCAAGCTTCATG ACACCAATGAGGATGGTGTTCTGGACGAGCAGGAGCTGGAGGCGCTTTTCACCAAAGAG CTGGAGAAAGTGTACGACCCCAAGAACGAAGAAGACGACATGATGGAGATGGAGGAGGAGCGGCTGAGGATGAGGGAGCACGTCATGAAGAAC GTTGACACCAACAAAGATCGACTGGTGAGCCTGGATGAGTTCCTCATGTCCACCGAGAAGAAGGACTTCAACAGCCCCAAAGAATGGGAG ACTCTGGACGCCAAGCCGGCGTACACCGAGGAGGAACTGCAGCGCTTTGAGGCGGAGCTCCGTGACAAGGAAGAGGAGCTGAAGAGGAGGGCGGACACGCTACTGCAGGAGCAGGAGCTGCTGAAGGAGAGAGGAAAAGCCCTGGAGGCCCAGAGGAGGGAGTATCAGCAG GCCGTGCTGGAGATGTCGCAGAGGCAGAAGCAACCGGCAGCTGACGAACAGCCGCCGGCCGGGCCTCAGGGAGAGCTTCAATTCCAACCCCCACAACATGAAGATAAAG CAAAAGTTGCAGTTGTGGAAAACGTTGAAGATGCCAAAGTGCGGAATAATCTGCCTGCTGAACCGCCACAGAACCTGCCTGCACACACTTGa